From Acomys russatus chromosome 25, mAcoRus1.1, whole genome shotgun sequence, a single genomic window includes:
- the Hint1 gene encoding adenosine 5'-monophosphoramidase HINT1, whose translation MADEIAKAQVAQPGGDTIFGKIIRKEIPAKIIFEDDRCLAFHDISPQAPTHFLVIPKKPIAQISVAEDDDESLLGHLMIVGKKCAADLGLKRGYRMVVNEGADGGQSVYHVHLHVLGGRQMSWPPG comes from the exons ATGGCTGACGAGATTGCCAAGGCTCAAGTGGCCCAGCCCGGCGGCGACACGATCTTCGGCAAGATCATCCGCAAAGAAATCCCCGCCAAGATCATCTTCGAGGACGACCGG TGTCTTGCTTTTCATGACATTTCCCCTCAAGCACCAACACACTTTCTGGTGATACCCAAGAAGCCTATAGCCCAGATTTCTGTCGCCGAAGATGATGATGAAAGT cttctaGGACATTTAATGATTGTTGGCAAGAAATGTGCTGCAGACCTGGGCCTGAAGCGGGGCTATCGGATGGTGGTGAACGAAGGTGCAGACGGGGGCCAGTCTGTCTATCATGTTCATCTTCATGTTCTTGGGGGTCGACAGATGAGCTGGCCTCCTGGTTAA